The Micromonospora sp. WMMD961 genome has a segment encoding these proteins:
- a CDS encoding amino acid ABC transporter permease, whose product MTLLDHVPSEAQLRRSAYRRRQTVYSVLVAASSTAALGTLLVIAVTGAPGWDRVRRSFLDPEIARDALPTVLSGLWLNVRLLVCCAVGALLLGLVIAVLRTLRGPVFFPVRALAAGYTYTFRGLPLIIVLYLLTLGVPGLRLQGMPPVLVLGGIALVLTYGGYLAEVFRAGIESVHSSQLAAARSLGLTYRQTMRHVVLPQAVRRVAPPLLNDVVALQKDVGLVSLAGPIDAVRAAQIATAQTFNYTPYIVAGVLFVLLAIPLIAVTDWVTLRAARRQSGG is encoded by the coding sequence GTGACCCTTCTGGATCACGTGCCGTCCGAGGCGCAGCTGCGGCGGTCGGCGTACCGGCGTCGGCAGACCGTCTACAGCGTGCTCGTCGCGGCGTCCTCGACGGCGGCGCTCGGCACGCTGCTGGTGATCGCGGTGACCGGGGCGCCGGGCTGGGACCGGGTCCGGCGGTCGTTCCTGGATCCCGAGATCGCCCGCGACGCGCTGCCGACGGTGCTGAGCGGGCTCTGGCTCAACGTACGGCTGCTGGTCTGCTGTGCGGTCGGCGCGCTGCTGCTCGGGCTGGTGATCGCCGTGCTGCGGACGCTGCGCGGGCCGGTCTTCTTCCCGGTCCGCGCGCTGGCCGCCGGCTACACCTACACCTTCCGTGGCCTACCGCTGATCATCGTGCTGTACCTGCTCACCCTCGGTGTGCCGGGGCTGCGGCTGCAGGGAATGCCGCCGGTGCTGGTGCTGGGCGGGATCGCGTTGGTCCTCACCTACGGCGGCTACCTCGCCGAGGTGTTCCGGGCCGGCATCGAGTCGGTGCACTCCAGCCAGCTCGCCGCGGCCCGCTCGTTGGGCCTGACCTACCGGCAGACGATGCGGCACGTGGTCCTGCCGCAGGCCGTCCGCCGGGTGGCGCCGCCGTTGCTCAACGACGTGGTGGCGTTGCAGAAGGACGTCGGGCTGGTCTCGCTCGCCGGACCGATCGACGCGGTCCGCGCCGCCCAGATCGCCACCGCGCAGACCTTCAACTACACGCCGTACATCGTGGCGGGGGTGCTCTTCGTGCTGCTCGCCATCCCGCTGATCGCGGTCACCGACTGGGTGACGCTGCGCGCGGCCCGCCGACAGTCGGGAGGCTGA
- a CDS encoding riboflavin synthase — translation MFTGIIEELGEIVRVTATAGDSALIGVRGPLVTSDARHGDSIAVNGVCLTVVEVTDGVFTADVMGETLRRSALGALGVGDPVNLERAAALGSRLGGHLVQGHVDGVGEVISREPAEQWETVRFRLPAALSRYVVEKGSITIDGVSLTVAEVGADEFAVGLIPTTLKLTTLGAKGAGDPVNLEVDVLAKYVERLLGDRLAGTDGPGAASITGEVV, via the coding sequence ATGTTCACCGGCATTATCGAGGAGTTGGGGGAGATCGTCCGGGTCACGGCGACGGCGGGCGATTCCGCGCTGATCGGCGTCCGTGGTCCGCTGGTCACCTCGGACGCCCGGCACGGCGACTCCATCGCGGTCAACGGCGTCTGCCTGACCGTCGTGGAGGTGACCGACGGGGTCTTCACCGCCGACGTGATGGGCGAGACGCTGCGCCGCTCCGCGCTGGGCGCGCTGGGCGTCGGCGACCCGGTCAACCTGGAGCGGGCGGCCGCACTCGGCAGCCGGCTCGGCGGGCACCTGGTGCAGGGCCACGTGGACGGGGTCGGCGAGGTGATCTCCCGGGAGCCGGCGGAGCAGTGGGAGACGGTCCGGTTCCGGCTGCCTGCCGCCCTGTCCCGGTACGTGGTGGAGAAGGGTTCGATCACCATCGACGGTGTCTCACTGACCGTGGCCGAGGTGGGCGCGGACGAGTTCGCCGTCGGGTTGATCCCGACCACGCTCAAACTGACCACACTCGGCGCGAAGGGGGCCGGCGACCCGGTCAACCTGGAGGTCGACGTGCTGGCCAAGTACGTCGAGCGGCTGCTCGGCGACCGGCTCGCCGGCACCGACGGCCCCGGGGCGGCCTCGATCACGGGCGAGGTGGTCTGA
- a CDS encoding septum formation family protein, which translates to MRRWLPALVLAGVTTMLLASCTPARGADGDLTDDWPALRVPKPFSPATDTCLPRIIPVVQASTYETVDCARNHLAETIHVGTFVGPDALTETRPEPGSSALRTARAECDQRAREVLGGDWHTARLALTLALPSAPAWSGGARWFRCDISETGSIDNTRPVNRTGSLRGALIGDSPLTHRCFDPKLIGDNLNYMAPVLCTEPHRAEFVGVYEERDMSWADFSKAAAQAHQRCMELIATFASVPNNDELPYRAGSIYYPPSQREWEEGDRGVRCFLWSDDRKLTRSMRGAGPEGLPAI; encoded by the coding sequence ATGCGACGGTGGCTCCCAGCACTGGTACTGGCCGGCGTCACGACGATGCTGCTGGCCAGTTGCACGCCGGCACGAGGCGCGGACGGTGACCTCACCGACGACTGGCCGGCACTACGGGTTCCGAAGCCGTTCAGCCCGGCCACCGACACCTGCCTGCCCCGGATCATCCCGGTCGTGCAGGCCAGCACCTACGAGACGGTCGACTGCGCGCGTAACCACCTGGCCGAGACCATCCACGTCGGCACCTTCGTCGGGCCCGACGCGCTGACCGAGACCCGGCCCGAGCCCGGCTCGTCGGCGCTGCGCACCGCCCGCGCCGAGTGCGACCAGCGGGCCCGGGAGGTGCTCGGCGGCGACTGGCACACCGCCCGGCTCGCGCTGACCCTCGCGTTGCCGTCCGCGCCCGCCTGGTCCGGCGGCGCGCGCTGGTTCCGCTGCGACATCAGCGAGACCGGCAGCATCGACAACACCCGCCCGGTCAACCGCACCGGCAGCCTGCGCGGCGCGTTGATCGGCGACAGCCCACTGACGCACCGCTGCTTCGACCCCAAGCTGATCGGCGACAACCTCAACTACATGGCACCCGTGCTCTGCACCGAACCGCACCGCGCCGAGTTCGTGGGTGTCTACGAGGAACGCGACATGAGCTGGGCCGACTTCAGCAAGGCCGCCGCCCAGGCGCACCAGCGCTGCATGGAGCTGATCGCCACGTTCGCGTCCGTGCCGAACAACGACGAACTGCCGTACCGGGCCGGTTCCATCTACTACCCACCGTCGCAACGGGAGTGGGAGGAGGGCGACCGTGGCGTGCGCTGTTTCCTGTGGAGCGACGACCGCAAACTCACCCGTTCGATGCGCGGCGCCGGCCCGGAGGGACTTCCGGCGATCTGA
- the ribH gene encoding 6,7-dimethyl-8-ribityllumazine synthase → MAGFGEPGIDAVDAAGLTVGVVAARWHGELTDHMLERAVAAAEACGARSVVARVAGSVELPVVAQALARRCDVVVALGVVVRGSTAHFDYVCRSVTDGLTRVALDEGKPVAHGVLTVETIEQARDRAGLPGSAEDKGWAATVAALDAALAVRTVAAGNAQRVGFGG, encoded by the coding sequence ATGGCGGGATTCGGTGAGCCGGGAATCGACGCGGTGGACGCCGCGGGGCTGACCGTGGGGGTCGTCGCCGCCCGCTGGCACGGCGAGTTGACCGACCACATGCTGGAGCGTGCGGTGGCGGCGGCCGAGGCGTGCGGGGCGCGTTCCGTGGTCGCCCGTGTCGCCGGCTCGGTGGAGCTGCCGGTGGTCGCCCAGGCCCTCGCACGCCGCTGCGACGTGGTGGTCGCTCTCGGTGTGGTGGTGCGCGGCTCCACCGCCCACTTCGACTACGTCTGCCGCTCGGTCACCGACGGTCTGACCCGGGTGGCGCTGGACGAGGGCAAGCCGGTGGCACACGGGGTGCTCACCGTGGAGACCATCGAACAGGCCCGGGACCGCGCCGGTCTGCCCGGTTCGGCGGAGGACAAGGGCTGGGCGGCCACCGTCGCCGCGCTCGACGCGGCGCTGGCCGTACGGACCGTGGCGGCGGGCAACGCCCAACGGGTCGGCTTCGGCGGCTGA
- a CDS encoding ABC transporter substrate-binding protein, translating into MASSSRLLALTVAGAVVVATAGCAPQDEEPTPTVTAPPSCTKDSLPTRTPGKLTIATDQPAYEPWFSDDKPDNGEGFESAVAYAVAEKLGYARADVTWTRVKFDTAIAPGPKDFDFDINQFSITEERKRAVDFSAPYYLVRQTVIALKSSKIAGRTSLAELRDARLGAQVGTTSYQAITDVLKPTAKPQVYNSNDDAKKALQNGQLDGLVVDLPTAFYITGAEITDAVIVGQVPQVGTPEAFGLLLDKNSPLTSCVSGAVGQLTTAGTLKELEQKWLAQVAGAAELR; encoded by the coding sequence ATGGCCAGCAGCTCACGTCTCCTCGCGCTCACCGTCGCCGGCGCCGTCGTCGTAGCCACCGCCGGATGCGCGCCACAGGACGAGGAACCCACCCCGACCGTCACCGCACCGCCGTCCTGCACCAAGGACAGCCTGCCCACCCGTACGCCGGGCAAGTTGACCATCGCCACCGACCAGCCCGCGTACGAGCCGTGGTTCTCCGACGACAAACCGGACAACGGCGAGGGCTTCGAGTCCGCCGTGGCGTACGCGGTGGCCGAGAAGCTCGGCTACGCCCGCGCCGACGTCACCTGGACCCGGGTCAAGTTCGACACCGCCATCGCGCCCGGGCCGAAGGACTTCGACTTCGACATCAACCAGTTCTCCATCACCGAGGAGCGCAAGCGCGCGGTCGACTTCTCCGCGCCGTACTACCTGGTGCGGCAGACCGTCATCGCGTTGAAGTCCTCGAAGATCGCCGGCCGGACGTCGCTGGCCGAGCTGCGGGACGCTCGGCTCGGCGCGCAGGTCGGCACCACCAGCTACCAGGCGATCACCGACGTGCTCAAACCGACCGCCAAGCCGCAGGTCTACAACAGCAACGACGATGCCAAGAAGGCCCTGCAGAACGGGCAGTTGGACGGTCTCGTGGTGGATCTCCCGACCGCCTTCTACATCACCGGCGCGGAGATCACCGACGCGGTGATCGTCGGGCAGGTGCCGCAGGTCGGTACGCCCGAAGCCTTCGGGTTGCTGCTGGACAAGAACTCCCCACTGACGTCCTGCGTGAGCGGTGCGGTCGGTCAGCTCACCACGGCGGGCACCCTGAAGGAGCTGGAGCAGAAGTGGCTCGCCCAGGTGGCGGGGGCGGCCGAGCTGCGGTGA
- a CDS encoding amino acid ABC transporter ATP-binding protein, with product MALLRCRGLRKEFGGHAVLDHLDLTVAEHQVVALIGASGSGKSTLLRCVNLLEELDDGTIELDGEDISDPRVDADLVRRRIGMVFQAYNLFPHLSVLDNITLAPRRVHRRARAQAEAQARELLDRVGLGAKADAYPDRLSGGQQQRVAIVRALANSPRLMLLDEVTSALDPELVGEVLTMIRDLKADGMTMVLATHEMGFAREVADEVCFLDAGRVVESGPPEQVLGEPTQPRTRQFLRRIIEAGRL from the coding sequence ATGGCGTTGCTGCGCTGTCGGGGACTGCGTAAGGAGTTCGGCGGGCACGCCGTGCTCGACCACCTCGACCTGACCGTCGCCGAACACCAGGTGGTGGCGCTGATCGGCGCGTCCGGGTCCGGCAAGTCGACCCTGCTGCGCTGCGTCAACCTGTTGGAAGAGCTCGACGACGGCACCATCGAGTTGGACGGGGAGGACATCTCCGATCCCCGGGTGGACGCGGACCTTGTCCGGCGGCGGATCGGCATGGTGTTCCAGGCGTACAACCTCTTTCCGCACCTGAGCGTGTTGGACAACATCACCCTCGCGCCGCGCCGCGTACACCGGCGGGCTCGTGCGCAGGCCGAGGCGCAGGCCCGGGAGCTGCTGGACCGGGTGGGGCTGGGCGCCAAGGCGGACGCCTACCCGGACCGGCTCTCCGGCGGTCAGCAGCAGCGGGTGGCGATCGTCCGGGCACTGGCCAACTCACCTCGGCTGATGCTGCTCGACGAGGTCACCTCCGCGCTCGACCCGGAACTCGTCGGCGAAGTGCTGACGATGATCCGCGACCTGAAGGCCGACGGCATGACCATGGTGCTGGCCACCCACGAGATGGGCTTCGCCCGGGAGGTCGCCGACGAGGTGTGCTTCCTCGACGCCGGGCGGGTGGTCGAGAGCGGCCCGCCCGAGCAGGTGCTCGGCGAGCCGACCCAGCCCCGTACCCGGCAGTTCCTGCGCCGGATCATCGAGGCCGGTCGGCTCTGA
- a CDS encoding bifunctional 3,4-dihydroxy-2-butanone-4-phosphate synthase/GTP cyclohydrolase II, whose translation MTSFGSIEQAVAEIAAGRPVVVVDDADRENEGDLIFAAELATPELMAFMVRYTSGYVCVALTESEADRLDLPPMHHTNQDRRGTAYTVTVDARAGVSTGISAADRAHTSRLLADASTDPTDLARPGHVVPLRAREGGVLRRPGHTEAGIDLTRLAGLRPAGVLCELVNDDGTMMRLPDLEKFAAEHGLVLVTIADLIAYRRRTEKQVELVADARMPTRHGVFRALGYRAEHDPAEHVAMVLGDLGDGQDVLVRVHSECLTGDVFGSLRCDCGPQLDAALARVAREGRGVVLYVRGHEGRGIGLLHKLQAYQLQDLGRDTVDANLDLGLPADARDYGTGAQILYDLGVRSMRLLTNNPAKRAGLEGYGLTITGREGLPAGAHPENLRYLRTKRDRMGHLLDELDEVSEAPLGRPVANDEIGA comes from the coding sequence ATGACCAGCTTCGGAAGCATCGAGCAGGCGGTCGCCGAGATCGCGGCCGGCCGGCCGGTCGTCGTGGTCGACGACGCGGACCGCGAGAACGAGGGCGACCTGATCTTCGCGGCCGAGCTGGCCACGCCGGAGCTGATGGCGTTCATGGTGCGCTACACCTCCGGCTACGTCTGCGTGGCGCTGACCGAGAGCGAGGCCGACCGCCTCGACCTGCCGCCGATGCACCACACCAACCAGGACCGGCGCGGCACCGCGTACACGGTGACCGTGGACGCCCGGGCGGGGGTCAGCACCGGCATCTCGGCGGCCGACCGCGCGCACACCAGTCGGCTGCTCGCCGACGCGTCCACCGATCCGACCGACCTGGCCCGGCCCGGGCACGTGGTGCCGCTGCGCGCCCGGGAGGGCGGGGTGCTGCGCCGGCCCGGGCACACCGAGGCGGGAATCGACCTGACCCGGCTGGCCGGGCTGCGCCCGGCGGGCGTGCTCTGCGAGCTGGTCAACGACGACGGCACCATGATGCGGTTGCCCGACCTGGAGAAGTTCGCCGCCGAACACGGTCTCGTCCTGGTCACCATCGCCGACCTGATCGCCTACCGGCGGCGTACCGAGAAGCAGGTCGAGCTGGTCGCCGACGCCCGGATGCCGACGAGGCACGGGGTGTTCCGGGCACTCGGCTACCGCGCCGAGCACGACCCGGCCGAGCACGTCGCGATGGTGCTGGGTGACCTCGGTGACGGCCAGGACGTGCTGGTCCGGGTGCACTCCGAGTGCCTGACCGGGGACGTGTTCGGTTCGCTGCGCTGCGACTGTGGGCCGCAGTTGGACGCCGCGCTGGCCCGGGTCGCGCGGGAGGGTCGGGGCGTGGTGCTCTACGTCCGCGGGCACGAGGGGCGTGGCATCGGGCTGCTGCACAAGCTGCAGGCGTACCAGTTGCAGGACCTGGGCCGCGACACCGTCGACGCCAACCTCGACCTGGGTCTGCCGGCCGACGCCCGGGACTACGGCACCGGCGCGCAGATCCTCTACGACCTGGGCGTGCGCTCGATGCGGCTGCTGACCAACAACCCGGCCAAGCGGGCCGGGCTGGAGGGGTACGGGTTGACCATCACCGGCCGCGAAGGGCTGCCGGCCGGGGCGCACCCGGAGAACCTGCGCTACCTGCGCACCAAGCGGGACCGGATGGGTCACCTGCTGGACGAGTTGGACGAGGTGTCCGAGGCGCCGCTGGGGCGTCCGGTCGCCAACGACGAGATCGGAGCATGA
- a CDS encoding phosphoribosyl-ATP diphosphatase, which translates to MKTFEELFAELQAKAAAGTPGSGTVAALDKGVHFIGKKVVEEAAESWMAAEHEGPERTAEEISQLLYQVQVLMLASGLELKDVYRHL; encoded by the coding sequence GTGAAGACGTTCGAGGAGTTGTTCGCCGAGCTGCAGGCCAAGGCCGCCGCCGGCACCCCGGGCTCGGGCACCGTCGCCGCCCTCGACAAGGGCGTGCACTTCATCGGCAAGAAGGTCGTCGAGGAGGCCGCCGAGTCGTGGATGGCCGCCGAGCACGAGGGGCCGGAGCGCACCGCCGAGGAGATCTCCCAACTGCTCTACCAGGTCCAGGTGCTGATGCTCGCCAGTGGTCTCGAGCTCAAGGACGTCTACCGACATCTGTGA
- the hisG gene encoding ATP phosphoribosyltransferase, with the protein MLRVAIPNKGTLAEPAAQMLREAGYRQRTDPKDLVCRDEANDVEFFYLRPKDIATYVGSGDLDLGITGRDLLIDSAAPAEEVVDLAFGRATFRFAARPDDIASVQELGGHRIATAYPGLVERHLGEVGVKADVIRLDGAVENAVRLGVADVIADVVETGATLRQAGLVVFGEPLLRSSAVLVRRAGAPAQSQAEQLLRRLHGVLVARRYVMLAYDVPAGLLDRASGLTPGIESPTVSPLHREGWVAVQAMVLRDDVHRIMDELYELGARAILVTNIHACRL; encoded by the coding sequence ATGCTGCGTGTCGCCATTCCCAACAAGGGCACCCTGGCCGAACCGGCCGCCCAGATGCTGCGCGAGGCGGGCTACCGCCAGCGCACCGACCCCAAGGACCTCGTCTGCCGGGACGAGGCCAACGACGTCGAATTCTTCTACCTGCGCCCCAAGGACATCGCCACCTACGTCGGTTCCGGTGACCTCGACCTCGGGATCACCGGTCGGGACCTGTTGATCGACTCGGCCGCGCCGGCCGAAGAAGTCGTCGACCTCGCCTTCGGCCGGGCCACCTTCCGCTTCGCCGCCCGCCCCGACGACATCGCCTCCGTGCAGGAGTTGGGCGGTCACCGCATCGCCACCGCGTACCCGGGGCTGGTCGAACGGCACCTCGGCGAGGTGGGCGTCAAGGCCGACGTGATCCGCCTTGACGGCGCGGTGGAGAACGCCGTACGCCTCGGTGTCGCCGACGTGATCGCGGACGTGGTGGAGACCGGCGCGACCCTGCGCCAGGCGGGCCTGGTGGTCTTCGGCGAGCCGCTGCTGCGCTCCTCGGCGGTGCTGGTCCGGCGCGCCGGCGCGCCCGCGCAATCGCAGGCCGAGCAGTTGCTGCGCCGCCTGCACGGTGTGCTGGTCGCCCGCCGTTACGTGATGCTCGCCTACGACGTGCCGGCCGGTCTGCTGGACCGGGCCAGCGGGCTCACCCCGGGCATCGAGTCGCCCACCGTCTCGCCCCTGCACCGGGAGGGCTGGGTGGCGGTGCAGGCGATGGTGCTCCGCGACGACGTCCACCGGATCATGGACGAGCTGTACGAGTTGGGCGCCCGTGCCATCCTCGTCACCAACATCCACGCCTGTCGCCTCTGA
- a CDS encoding response regulator: MEPDGDRKDIILVVDDDEDIARFVEFNLRLHGFEVIHASDGQEALDVIERERPDLAVVDLMMPRIDGLELTRRLRADPMTSALPVIMLTAKGMTVDKVLGLSAGADDYLVKPFDTAELVARVSSTLRRNKEFREVSPLTGLPGNSRIRREISDRVRQGVDYAVGYVDIDRFKSVNDRYGFVRGDDFISALARSLHRAVVGVGLPPAFLGHVGGDDFVIVCAPDQVRPLTSQAVVDFENAADTLYDPTDRERGFVELKDRRGNIRRAALVTLSIGVSLSDAGKRFTDPLEVIAVASEMKTVAKSQPGSYVAVDRRRGVT; the protein is encoded by the coding sequence GTGGAACCCGACGGCGACCGCAAGGACATCATCCTCGTCGTCGACGACGACGAGGACATCGCTCGTTTCGTCGAGTTCAACCTGCGGCTGCACGGCTTCGAGGTGATCCACGCCAGCGACGGCCAGGAGGCCCTCGACGTCATCGAACGCGAGCGTCCGGACCTGGCGGTGGTCGACCTCATGATGCCCCGCATCGACGGGCTGGAACTGACCCGCCGGCTGCGCGCCGACCCGATGACCTCCGCCCTGCCGGTGATCATGCTGACCGCCAAGGGGATGACCGTCGACAAGGTGCTCGGGCTCAGCGCCGGCGCCGACGACTACCTGGTCAAGCCGTTCGACACCGCCGAGCTGGTGGCCCGGGTCTCGTCCACGCTGCGCCGCAACAAGGAGTTCCGCGAGGTCTCCCCGCTGACCGGGCTGCCCGGCAACAGCCGGATCCGTCGGGAGATCAGCGACCGGGTGCGGCAGGGTGTGGACTACGCCGTCGGCTACGTCGACATCGACCGGTTCAAGAGCGTGAACGACCGGTACGGCTTCGTCCGTGGCGACGACTTCATCTCCGCGTTGGCCCGCAGCCTGCACCGGGCGGTGGTGGGTGTCGGTCTGCCGCCGGCCTTCCTCGGACACGTCGGCGGTGACGACTTCGTCATCGTCTGCGCTCCGGACCAGGTCCGCCCGCTGACCTCCCAGGCGGTGGTGGACTTCGAGAACGCCGCCGACACGCTCTACGACCCGACCGACCGGGAGCGCGGCTTCGTCGAGCTGAAGGACCGACGCGGCAACATCCGTCGCGCCGCCCTGGTCACGCTGTCCATCGGGGTGTCCCTCTCCGACGCCGGTAAGCGGTTCACCGACCCCCTGGAGGTGATCGCGGTGGCCTCGGAGATGAAAACGGTCGCCAAGAGCCAACCCGGGTCGTACGTGGCCGTGGACCGGCGTCGCGGCGTCACCTGA
- the pnuC gene encoding nicotinamide riboside transporter PnuC has translation MGPLGWLLDAQVQVAGSPVLVREIVGNAFGLLSALLGLRRVVWAWPVGMIGNALLLTVFLGGVFATPQAHDLYGQAGRQVFFFAVSVYGWWRWQRNRRADGGQAAVVPRWATGRERLMLLLAAVVGTAVAYPVLKALGSWGPLPDAWILTGSLLATYGMARGWVEFWLLWIAVDAVGVPLLLRGGFYPSAVMYLIYGALCVWGFAAWWRTSRATRPATVRKPVYTEAVA, from the coding sequence ATGGGTCCGCTCGGTTGGCTGCTGGACGCCCAGGTGCAGGTGGCCGGTTCGCCGGTGCTGGTTCGGGAGATCGTCGGCAACGCGTTCGGGCTGCTCTCCGCGCTGCTCGGACTGCGCCGGGTCGTCTGGGCCTGGCCGGTCGGCATGATCGGCAACGCGCTGCTCCTGACCGTCTTCCTGGGCGGTGTGTTCGCCACCCCGCAGGCGCACGACCTGTACGGGCAGGCCGGCCGACAGGTGTTCTTCTTCGCGGTCAGCGTGTACGGCTGGTGGCGCTGGCAGCGCAACCGTCGCGCCGACGGCGGGCAGGCGGCGGTCGTGCCGCGGTGGGCCACCGGGCGGGAGCGGCTGATGCTGCTGCTGGCCGCCGTGGTCGGCACCGCCGTGGCGTACCCGGTGCTCAAGGCGCTGGGCTCGTGGGGCCCGCTGCCCGACGCCTGGATCCTCACCGGCAGCCTGCTGGCCACCTACGGCATGGCCCGCGGCTGGGTGGAGTTCTGGCTGCTGTGGATCGCGGTGGACGCGGTCGGCGTGCCGCTGCTGCTGCGCGGTGGGTTCTACCCGTCGGCGGTCATGTACCTGATCTACGGCGCGCTGTGCGTCTGGGGCTTCGCCGCGTGGTGGCGCACCTCGCGCGCCACCCGGCCGGCCACCGTCCGCAAACCCGTCTACACGGAGGCTGTGGCATGA
- the ribD gene encoding bifunctional diaminohydroxyphosphoribosylaminopyrimidine deaminase/5-amino-6-(5-phosphoribosylamino)uracil reductase RibD: MASVSVDEAMRRAIELAARGLGTTSPNPVVGCVLLDEDGQVVGEGFHAYAGGPHAEIVALAQAGQRAKGGTAVVTLEPCDHTGRTGPCSSALVQAGVARVVIAVPDPNPVASGGAATLRAAGVRVDLGVRGEEAEAGNVAWLTSMRRGWPYVIWKYAATLDGRAAALDGTSMWITSEAARIDVHALRGTVDAVLAGVGTVLADDPRLTARNLRDGSLAIRQPLRVVVDSSGRTPADARVRDGAARTWIATADEVGAGPDGRVDLPALLAALHQRGVRSLLLEGGPRLAGAFLQAGLVDKVIGYVAPRLLGAGPTALVDAGVSTIAEAIDLEFVDVTQIGPDLRITALPRKREG, from the coding sequence ATGGCCAGCGTCTCCGTCGACGAGGCGATGCGGCGTGCGATCGAGTTGGCGGCGCGCGGGCTCGGTACGACCAGCCCCAATCCGGTGGTCGGGTGCGTGCTGCTCGACGAGGACGGCCAGGTCGTGGGCGAGGGCTTCCACGCGTACGCCGGCGGGCCGCACGCCGAGATCGTCGCCCTGGCGCAGGCCGGGCAGCGAGCCAAGGGCGGCACCGCGGTGGTCACTCTGGAACCCTGCGACCACACCGGCCGCACCGGCCCCTGCAGTTCCGCGCTGGTCCAGGCCGGGGTCGCCCGGGTGGTCATCGCCGTGCCGGATCCCAACCCGGTCGCGTCCGGTGGGGCCGCCACCCTGCGCGCCGCCGGGGTCCGCGTCGATCTCGGGGTACGCGGCGAGGAGGCCGAGGCCGGCAACGTCGCGTGGCTGACCTCGATGCGCCGGGGCTGGCCGTACGTCATCTGGAAGTACGCCGCCACGCTCGACGGGCGGGCCGCCGCACTGGACGGCACCAGCATGTGGATCACCTCGGAGGCGGCCCGGATCGACGTGCACGCGCTGCGGGGCACCGTCGACGCGGTGCTCGCCGGCGTGGGCACCGTGCTCGCCGACGACCCCCGGCTGACCGCTCGCAACCTGCGTGACGGCAGCCTGGCCATCCGGCAGCCGCTGCGGGTGGTGGTGGACAGCTCGGGGCGTACCCCGGCTGACGCCCGGGTCCGCGACGGCGCCGCGCGGACGTGGATCGCGACCGCCGACGAGGTAGGCGCCGGCCCGGACGGCCGGGTCGACCTGCCGGCGCTGCTCGCGGCGCTGCACCAGCGCGGAGTCCGCTCGCTGCTGCTGGAGGGCGGCCCTCGACTGGCCGGCGCGTTCCTGCAGGCCGGCCTGGTCGACAAGGTCATCGGGTACGTCGCGCCACGGCTGCTCGGCGCCGGCCCGACCGCGCTGGTCGACGCGGGAGTGAGCACCATCGCTGAGGCCATCGATCTGGAGTTCGTCGACGTTACGCAGATCGGTCCGGATCTCCGGATCACCGCTTTGCCCCGCAAAAGGGAGGGCTGA
- the rpe gene encoding ribulose-phosphate 3-epimerase, which translates to MTVPPPIVAPSILAADFSRLAEEVRAVEDAADWLHVDVMDNHFVPNLTIGLPVVQSLRAVTAMPFDVHLMIEDPRRWAPGYADAGAYNVTFHAEAADDPVALAKDLRSAGAKAGLAIDRDTPIEPYLDLLPSFDTLLIMTIRAGFGGQRFIPQLLDKVRTARRHVSTGHLELRIEVDGGIAADTIEQAAAAGADAFVAGTAVYGAADPAEAVRHLRSLAERAAPGA; encoded by the coding sequence GTGACCGTACCGCCGCCGATCGTCGCGCCGAGCATCCTGGCCGCCGATTTCTCCCGCCTCGCCGAAGAGGTCCGTGCCGTCGAGGACGCCGCGGACTGGTTGCACGTCGACGTGATGGACAACCACTTCGTGCCGAACCTGACCATCGGCCTGCCCGTGGTGCAGAGCCTGCGGGCTGTCACCGCGATGCCGTTCGACGTGCACCTGATGATCGAGGATCCGCGCCGGTGGGCCCCCGGCTACGCCGACGCCGGGGCGTACAACGTCACCTTCCACGCCGAGGCCGCCGACGACCCGGTGGCGCTGGCGAAAGACCTGCGCTCGGCCGGCGCGAAGGCGGGCCTGGCCATCGACCGGGACACCCCGATCGAGCCGTACCTGGACCTGCTGCCCAGCTTCGACACCCTGCTGATCATGACGATCAGGGCCGGCTTCGGTGGGCAGCGGTTCATCCCACAACTGCTGGACAAGGTTCGTACCGCCCGCCGGCACGTCTCGACCGGGCACCTGGAGCTACGCATCGAGGTGGACGGCGGGATCGCCGCCGACACCATCGAGCAGGCCGCCGCGGCGGGCGCCGACGCCTTCGTCGCCGGCACCGCCGTGTACGGCGCCGCCGACCCGGCGGAGGCGGTACGGCACCTGCGTTCGCTGGCGGAACGCGCGGCTCCCGGCGCCTGA